Proteins encoded within one genomic window of Diorhabda sublineata isolate icDioSubl1.1 chromosome 1, icDioSubl1.1, whole genome shotgun sequence:
- the LOC130446736 gene encoding PDZ domain-containing protein GIPC3-like, whose translation MFRKHRAKHPKVLQNNELKSERDRVPESPVTPVSKNSLQFYCQLAHGSPTGFVSGFTNIKELYEKIAKSFGIPASEILFCTLNSYRIDMSKLLGGQIGLEDFIFAHCKGRPKEVELTKTEEALGLTITDNGAGYAFIKRIKEDSIIQNIPVIKIGDHIEKLDGISMVGKRHFDVAKALKNIPKDTTFTIRLVEPLQSGFASIAPKSSKGIAGKKNVGSGKETLRFKANGSAEIQEQDDIMDIGLEKINGVLESFLGINDSELAAQIWDMSTNKQNSMDFAEAVDDSDLASFQFTDDVIIELWGAITDARQKRL comes from the coding sequence ATGTTCAGAAAACATCGTGCAAAACACCCTAAAGTATTACAGAATAACGAGTTAAAAAGTGAAAGAGACAGAGTGCCAGAATCGCCGGTTACGCCGGTATCGAAAAATTCTCTGCAATTCTACTGCCAGTTAGCCCATGGCAGTCCAACTGGTTTCGTATCTGGTTTCACTAACATCAAGGAATTATACGAGAAAATCGCCAAATCATTCGGTATTCCAGCttcagaaatattattttgtacgTTAAATAGCTACAGAATCGATATGTCGAAATTATTAGGAGGGCAAATAGGGTTAGAAGATTTCATTTTTGCCCATTGCAAAGGTAGACCTAAAGAAGTCGAATTAACGAAAACAGAAGAGGCTCTAGGTCTAACAATAACCGATAATGGAGCTGGTTATGCTTTTATTAAAAGGATAAAAGAGGATTCTATAATACAAAACATACCGGTGATAAAAATCGGAGACCACATCGAGAAATTAGACGGAATCAGTATGGTTGGAAAACGACATTTCGACGTTGCCAAAGCTTTAAAAAATATCCCTAAAGATACGACGTTCACCATACGACTCGTGGAACCTTTACAAAGCGGTTTCGCGTCTATAGCTCCGAAGTCATCTAAAGGAATAGCTGGTAAGAAAAATGTCGGTAGTGGTAAAGAAACTTTACGATTCAAAGCCAATGGTAGCGCGGAAATTCAAGAACAAGACGATATCATGGACATCGGTTTGGAGAAAATCAACGGCGTTTTAGAATCTTTTCTAGGAATCAACGATTCAGAACTTGCAGCTCAGATATGGGACATGTCTACTAATAAACAAAACTCCATGGACTTTGCCGAAGCTGTTGACGATTCCGATTTAGCCAGTTTCCAGTTTACCGACGATGTTATTATAGAACTGTGGGGCGCGATCACAGACGCTCGACAAAAAAGgttgtaa
- the LOC130446879 gene encoding endoglucanase-like yields MERLIILSLLIQITICHNFERVPGGLSGETVITGYWDCNVVSCSWSAYIHTKNGLPVRACYKDGVTYREPTTEGSYTCNNQQPFVINSTLAYGYTAVSFKGGADFDHCCSCYLLSFKGELEGKRMVLQATNTGSDLKENSFDLQIPGCGVGLYNSCTSQWDAPEDGWGDRYGGVHSEEECNQLPTQLQEGCKFRFTWMEGVPNPAATFEEVKCPAELIDRSNCGDL; encoded by the exons ATGGAAAGACTAATTATTCTATCACTCCTTATCCAAA tTACGATATGTCATAATTTCGAACGAGTACCTGGAGGATTAAGCGGTGAAACAGTAATAACAGGCTACTGGGATTGCAATGTAGTATCTTGTAGTTGGTCAGCTTATATCCATACTAAAAACGGTCTACCGGTTAGAGCTTGTTACAAAGATGGCGTTACTTATAGAGAACCCACTACTGAAGGTTCCTATACCTGTAACAATCAACAACCTTTCGTGATTAATTCAACGCTAGCTTATGGATATACCGCTGTATCTTTTAAAG GTGGTGCTGATTTCGACCACTGCTGCTCTTGTTACCTCTTGAGCTTCAAGGGTGAATTAGAAGGCAAACGGATGGTTTTACAAGCTACTAACACCGGTTCAGATCTTAAAGAAAATTCTTTCGATTTACAAATCCCTGGTTGCGGTGTCGGTCTCTATAATTCCTGTACGAGTCAATGGGATGCTCCAGAAGACGGATGGGGTGATAGATACGGCGGTGTTCACTCGGAGGAAGAATGTAATCAGCTGCCTACACAATTGCAAGAAGGTTGCAAATTTAGATTCACTTGGATGGAGGGAGTCCCGAATCCGGCAGCGACGTTCGAGGAAGTTAAATGTCCAGCAGAGTTGATCGATAGGAGTAATTGCGGggatttataa
- the LOC130446801 gene encoding endoglucanase-like, translating to MNELHLLVCFLISSCVCWNWQEPSPDIIPVPGGLSGDAVTTRYWDCCGVSCSWDEIVDTKNGLPVRSCEIDGITNSTTENNAQSNCHTENGKAYTCSNQIPFIINSTLSYGFTAVSFIGGTDYYHCCSCYLLSFKGQLQGKQMLVQAINTGSDLYSNQFDLQIPGGGVGLYNGCSRQWNAPEDGWGDRYGGVHTLEECNQLPQQLQEGCRWRFEFMEGVPNPNVTFYEVKCPLELIAITNCGDID from the exons ATGAATGAATTACATTTGCTAGTATGCTTTCTAATTAGTT CGTGTGTTTGCTGGAACTGGCAAGAACCTTCTCCAGATATAATTCCAGTACCTGGAGGACTATCCGGTGATGCTGTAACTACACGTTACTGGGACTGCTGCGGGGTGTCTTGTAGCTGGGACGAAATCGTCGATACAAAAAACGGTCTACCTGTCAGATCATGTGAAATAGACGGAATCACTAATAGTACTACTGAAAATAACGCGCAATCTAATTGCCATACAGAAAATGGAAAAGCTTATACTTGCAGCAACCAAATTccatttataattaattcaacGTTATCCTACGGTTTTACAGCTGTCTCTTTTATTG GTGGTACTGATTATTACCACTGCTGCTCCTGCTACCTTTTGAGTTTCAAAGGGCAACTACAAGGTAAACAGATGCTGGTACAAGCAATAAACACCGGTAGTGACTTGTATTCGAATCAGTTTGATCTTCAAATTCCCGGTGGGGGAGTTGGATTATATAACGGCTGCTCGCGGCAATGGAACGCTCCTGAAGATGGTTGGGGTGATAGATATGGAGGTGTTCATACGTTAGAAGAATGTAACCAGTTACCCCAGCAGCTACAAGAAGGTTGTAGATGGAGGTTTGAATTTATGGAAGGAGTACCAAATCCAAACGTTACGTTTTATGAAGTTAAATGCCCTTTGGAATTGATCGCGATCACAAATTGTGGAGATATAGATtga
- the LOC130446125 gene encoding probable metabolite transport protein CsbC: protein MTLHENIVFIPKENINNDNNRKKKSSSSLLILYLSAFTADLLIIPIGSFMVWPSTVIPKLMSNNTNINPLGRPITSLETSIIVSLPYFSTILGLVIASKPSDIIGRRKTLLYFAIIMWISIIAIAFSNNMYMYYVSFFVYGITNACLGLLVVIYNVEIAGDKHRALLSSISTLGLPIGQLFGFVFGAMIDSIKIFTVIISVPILIHFLLYSFMVESPVYLIHKNKKNLAINVLKKLRSYYDVVDIENEYEVINESVETNKERSIKLIDCFKSFTTKKALLLSFLMICTREMTGNKVVLAYTGLIFNEAGTIFSGNEVGIIIGFVNVAVIFLLILLINRFGRRTFLLTSSLFCSISTMGIGFYFFLKEINSPLVYSIRWLPIISVIIFIVCYAIGLGGVLPGYLAELFSNESRITASSAALILGALFSSSLDFGFPLITESFGVSFSFLVYSVSTFIGFVLLYFCLPETRGKTLKEIQVILQGSYFHFS, encoded by the exons atgactTTACATGAAAACATAGTGTTTATACCaaaagaaaacatcaataatgataataataggaaaaaaaaatcatcgagtTCACTACTGATTCTATACCTAAGTGCATTTACag CCGATTTACTGATAATTCCGATCGGATCTTTTATGGTTTGGCCGTCAACGGTAATCCCGAAGCTTATGTCGAATAATACGAATATTAATCCACTTGGAAGACCAATTACTAGCTTAGAAACATCTATAATTGTATCTTTAccttatttttcaacaattcttgGATTGGTAATAGCATCGAAACCATCAGATATTATTGGACGAAGAAAAACGTTGCTTTATTTTGCGATTATTATGTGGATTAGTATCATCGCAATTGCTTTTTCTAacaatatgtatatgtattacGTTAGTTTTTTTGTATACGGTATAACAAACGCTTGTTTAGGTTTATTAGTTGTTATTTATAATGTAGAAATAGCTGGAGATAAACATAGAGCTTTATTGAGCTCTATTAGTACTCTAGGATTACCGATTGGACAactttttggttttgtttttgGAGCAATGATAGATAGCATCAAAATATTTACTGTTATCATCTCCGTAcctatattaatacattttttattatatagttttatgGTAGAATCCCCCGtttatttaatacataaaaacaaaaaaaatctcgctataaatgttttaaaaaaattgagaagttATTATGATGTAGTAGATATCGAAAACGAATATGAAGTTATTAATGAATCTGTTGAAACTAATAAAGAAAGAAGTATTAAATTAATCGATTGCTTCAAAAGCTTCACAACAAAGAAAGCTCTTCTTCTGAGTTTTCTGATGATTTGTACACGAGAAATGACAGGTAATAAAGTAGTATTAGCTTACACCGGTTTGATATTCAACGAAGCTGGTACAATATTTTCTGGAAACGAGGTTGGAATTATAATTGGTTTCGTAAATGTGgcagttatatttttattaattcttctaaTCAACAGATTCGGTAGAAGAACTTTTCTATTAACATCTAGTttattttgttcgatttctACAATGGGTATTGGTTTCTACTTTTTTCTTAAAGAAATAAACTCGCCTTTGGTTTATTCCATTCGTTGGTTACCAATTATTTccgttattattttcattgtatgtTACGCTATCGGTTTAGGGGGTGTTCTTCCAGGGTACCTAGCAGAATTATTTTCCAACGAATCAAGAATAACAGCAAGTTCTGCAGCTTTAATACTTGGAGCTCTGTTTTCGTCTAGCTTGGATTTTGGATTTCCATTAATAACAGAATCTTTTGGAGTATCCTTTAGCTTTCTTGTTTATAGCGTTTCGACATTTATTGGTTTTGTTTTACTGTATTTCTGTTTACCAGAAACGAGAGGTAAAACATTGAAAGAAATACAAGTCATACTTCAGGgaagttattttcatttttcttaa